The DNA region CGCCCCGGCCTGCGCCAGCATCACGGTGCAGACGCTTAACGTCGCGAGCGCTGCCCAAAAGACGAGCAAAACCCTGGAAACAGACATGAGAACCTCGTCAACTCAGCACGTAGACCAGCGGAAACAGCATGACCCAGATCAGATCGACCATGTGCCAATACAACACGCCGGATTCAAAGCCACTGCGCTTGCTGGCGTCGTACAGGCCACGGCGACAGCGCTCGGCCAGCCATCCGAGAATGACCATGCCGAGCACTACGTGGAGAAAATGAAAACCGGTAAGGATCCAGTAGAGCGTGAAAAAGGTGTTGTGTTCCATGCCCAGCCCCGAGGCCAGCAAGTGTCGGTATTCCGTGAGTTTCAGCCCCACGTAGACACTGGCAGCGAGCAACGCCATCAGCAGGAAGACGGCGCCGTAACGGGATCGTGAGCGCCTGACTTGCTCCTGCGCCAGCGCGGCGAGCAGCCCCGCGGTGAGCAGGCTCAGGGTCATCGCCAGCCCGGTGGAGGTGTTCAGCAATAGACGGCTTTCACTGAACATCTGCGGCTTGAGCGCCTGGGTCACGGCGAACGCCAGGATCAGGATGGCGAACACCGACAGCTCGGCCAGAATGAAAAACCACATCGCCAGATCGCCCGGCAAGTGGCGTTGCGAAACGCCCGTGGACTCAGCCGAAGTGGACATCAACCACGTCCATCAGCGCGGCGACGGTCAGCGGATCATCGCTCAGCGGCTCGGCCAGACAGGCCATGCACGCCTCACGGGGGCTCATGCCGGAGCGGATCATACGCGCCGTGAAAATCAGCAGTCGCGTTGAGGCGACCTCCTCCAGATCATGTTGATCGAGCCGGCGCAGCGCCTGGCCCAGCCGCACCACTTGCGCCGCCAGCGCGTTGTCCACCTGAGCCTCGCGGGCAACGATGCGTTCCTCATCGGCCACTGGCGGATAGCCGAAGCGCATCGCCACGAAGCGTTGGCGGGTGCTGGGTTTCATGCCTTTAAGCAGGTTCTGGTAACCGGGGTTGTAAGACACCACAAGCATGAATGACGGCGGCGCCTTCAGCACTTCGCCGGTGCGTTCCAGGAACAGCTCCCGACGATCATCGGCCAGTGGATGCAGTACGACCACGGTGTCCTGACGCGCCTCGACCACTTCGTCGAGGTAACAGATGCCGCCTTCACGCACCGCGCGGGTCAGTGGCCCGTCTTGCCACCAGGTGCCCTGGGCACCGATCAGGTGACGGCCGATCAGGTCGGCCGCGCTCAGATCGTCATGGCAAGCCACGGTGTACAGCGGCAGTTTCAGCCGATGGGCCATGTGCTGGACGAAACGGGTTTTGCCGCACCCCGTCGGGCCTTTGATCAGCACCGGCATGCCGTGTCGCCAGGCTTGTTCGAACAGCGCCTCTTCATTATTGAGCGGTTGGTAGAAGGGTTCGATCGGGTGTTCGCAAGACTGGGTACGGTCCATGGGCTGCCTGTTCCAAAAGCGGATTCAAGGAACACGCTACGGGCCCCTGCGACAACCTGGCAAGTGAGATGGCCGGCAAACTTGATCGTCGTCAAGCGAACATTGGCCTGCTCGGGCATAGCCTTGCACGGCACTAAGAACCTGCGTTCTGCGCTGCCGTTTCAGCACATCGCAAAGGTCTTGCCTGAGGAGAAATGGAATGCTGATCAGCAATAGAAAAACGTTTGCCCTGACCCTCGCCACATTGTGTTCGTCACTGGCCCTGGCGGTGAGTCATGCCGCCAGCGCTGAAGAGCCCGCCGCCGCGGCCACCCCGCCCATGGTCAAAACCGCTGGTGCTCCCGACATGAGCCAGGACGAATTCGACTCATCCAAGGAAATCTACTTCCAGCGCTGCGCAGGCTGCCACGGCGTTTTGCGCAAAGGGGCGACGGGCAAACCGCTGACACCGGACATTACCCAGAGCCGCGGGCAACCGTATCTGGAGGCCTTGATTACCTACGGCTCACCGGCGGGCATGCCGAACTGGGGGACGTCCAATGCGCTGACCAAGAATCAGATCACGGTCATGGCCAAGTTCATTCAGCACACGCCGCCGACGCCACCGGAATGGGGCATGGCCGAGACGCTGAAAACCTGGAAAGTGCTGGTCAAGCCCGAGGACCGTCCAAAGAAGCAACTGAGCAAACTCAACCTGCCCAACCTGTTTTCGGTGACGCTGCGCGATGACGGCAAGATCGCCCTGATCGACGGTGACAGCAAGAAGATCGTCAAACTCATCGAGACCGGTTACGCGGTGCACATCTCGCGGATCTCTGCCTCAGGTCGCTACCTGCTGGTGATTGGCCGAGACGCGCGGATCGACATGATCGACCTGTGGCCGGTCGAGCCAACCAAGGTCGCCGAAGTCAAAGTGGGCATCGAGGCACGCTCGGTCGAGACCTCCAAGTTCAAGGGCTACGAGGACAAGTACACCATCGCCGGTTCTTATTGGCCGCCGCAATTCACCATCATGGATGGCGAAACCCTGGAGCCGAAGCAGATCGTCTCGACCCGCGGCATGACCGTCGACAAGCAGGAATATCACCCGGAACCCCGGGTCGCGGCGATTATCGCCTCCCACGAATGGCCGGAGTTCATCGTCAACGTCAAGGAAACCGGCAAGGTCATGCTGGTCAATTACCAGGACATCAAAAACCTCACCGTCACCTACATCGACGCCGCGCCCTTTCTGCATGACGGTGGTTGGGACAGCACGCACCGCTACTTCATGACCGCCGCCAACAACTCCAACAAGGTCGCCGTGATCGACTCCAAGGAGCGCAAGTTGACCGCGCTGGTGGACGTCGGCAAAACCCCTCATCCGGGTCGCGGCGCCAACTTCAACCATCCGACCTACGGCCCGGTCTGGGCCACCAGTCACCTGGGTGATGACGGCATCTCGCTGATCGGCACCGACCCGACCAAACACCCGCAATACGCTTGGAAGCAGGTCGCCTCACTCAAGGGCCAGGGCGGCGGATCGCTGTTTATCAAAACCCACCCCAACTCTCGCCACCTGTACGTCGACACCACCCTCAACCCGGACGCGAAACTCAGCCAGTCAGTCGCGGTGTTCGACATCGACAAACTCGACGCCGGCTACACCGTGCTGCCCATCGCCGAATACGCCGGCATCAAACAAGGCGCCATGCGCGTCGTGCAACCGGAATACAACAAGGCCGGCGATGAAGTCTG from Pseudomonas sp. ACM7 includes:
- a CDS encoding nitrite reductase, with product MLISNRKTFALTLATLCSSLALAVSHAASAEEPAAAATPPMVKTAGAPDMSQDEFDSSKEIYFQRCAGCHGVLRKGATGKPLTPDITQSRGQPYLEALITYGSPAGMPNWGTSNALTKNQITVMAKFIQHTPPTPPEWGMAETLKTWKVLVKPEDRPKKQLSKLNLPNLFSVTLRDDGKIALIDGDSKKIVKLIETGYAVHISRISASGRYLLVIGRDARIDMIDLWPVEPTKVAEVKVGIEARSVETSKFKGYEDKYTIAGSYWPPQFTIMDGETLEPKQIVSTRGMTVDKQEYHPEPRVAAIIASHEWPEFIVNVKETGKVMLVNYQDIKNLTVTYIDAAPFLHDGGWDSTHRYFMTAANNSNKVAVIDSKERKLTALVDVGKTPHPGRGANFNHPTYGPVWATSHLGDDGISLIGTDPTKHPQYAWKQVASLKGQGGGSLFIKTHPNSRHLYVDTTLNPDAKLSQSVAVFDIDKLDAGYTVLPIAEYAGIKQGAMRVVQPEYNKAGDEVWFSVWSGQADESALVVIDDKTLKLKSVIKDKRLITPTGKFNVYNTQHDIY
- a CDS encoding cytochrome c oxidase subunit 3 — translated: MSTSAESTGVSQRHLPGDLAMWFFILAELSVFAILILAFAVTQALKPQMFSESRLLLNTSTGLAMTLSLLTAGLLAALAQEQVRRSRSRYGAVFLLMALLAASVYVGLKLTEYRHLLASGLGMEHNTFFTLYWILTGFHFLHVVLGMVILGWLAERCRRGLYDASKRSGFESGVLYWHMVDLIWVMLFPLVYVLS
- a CDS encoding CbbQ/NirQ/NorQ/GpvN family protein, which encodes MDRTQSCEHPIEPFYQPLNNEEALFEQAWRHGMPVLIKGPTGCGKTRFVQHMAHRLKLPLYTVACHDDLSAADLIGRHLIGAQGTWWQDGPLTRAVREGGICYLDEVVEARQDTVVVLHPLADDRRELFLERTGEVLKAPPSFMLVVSYNPGYQNLLKGMKPSTRQRFVAMRFGYPPVADEERIVAREAQVDNALAAQVVRLGQALRRLDQHDLEEVASTRLLIFTARMIRSGMSPREACMACLAEPLSDDPLTVAALMDVVDVHFG